One genomic region from Nymphaea colorata isolate Beijing-Zhang1983 chromosome 10, ASM883128v2, whole genome shotgun sequence encodes:
- the LOC116262920 gene encoding ferritin-3, chloroplastic-like isoform X2 — translation MALLSVPAFLIPSIKLTSHSGNQPNQAVLSSLSVRLLKQQSSICRDGGRRRVAFRHVACASAEGVAAQALAGDEAFRPFEEVQRNELYVVPTSPHCSLARHLYADECEAAVNEQVNFFKRSSVQERVHAEKFMIYQNKRGGKVKLNAIVMPPMEFDHQEKGDALYAMELALSLEKLTNEKLLKLHDVAARNNDKELAEFVESEFLSEQVEAIKKISEIVAQLRMVGKGHGVWHFDQMLLHQMGAAH, via the exons ATGGCGCTTTTATCAGTCCCTGCATTTCTAATACCATCCATCAAACTGACCTCTCACTCCGGCAATCAACCAAACCAAGCTGTGCTTTCCTCCCTCTCGGTGCGACTCCTCAAGCAGCAAAGCAGCATCTGCAGAGATGGTGGAAGAAGAAGGGTAGCCTTCAGGCATGTTGCTTGTGCATCGGCTGAAGGCGTCGCCGCCCAGGCTTTGGCCGGAGACGAGGCCTTTCGGCCATTTGAGGAGGTACAGAGGAATGAGCTCTACGTTGTTCCTACCTCTCCCCATTGCTCACTTGCTCGCCATTTGTACGCCGACGAGTGCGAAGCCGCCGTTAACGAGCAAGTCAA TTTTTTCAAGAGGTCAAGTGTCCAGGAGAGGGTGCATGCTGAGAAATTCATGATATACCAG AATAAGCGTGGGGGGAAGGTGAAATTGAATGCCATCGTGATGCCACCAATGGAATTTGATCACCAAGAGAAAGGGGATGCTTTATATG CCATGGAACTTGCACTTTCTCTTGAGAAGTTGACTAATGAGAAGCTTCTTAAACTTCACGAT GTAGCGGCGCGAAACAATGACAAAGAATTGGCTGAATTTGTTGAAAGTGAGTTTTTGAGTGAACAG GTTGAGGCGATTAAGAAGATATCAGAGATCGTGGCTCAGCTTAGAATGGTTGGCAAAGGACATG GTGTTTGGCATTTTGACCAGATGCTTCTCCATCAAATGGGGGCTGCCCATTGA
- the LOC116262920 gene encoding ferritin-3, chloroplastic-like isoform X1 → MALLSVPAFLIPSIKLTSHSGNQPNQAVLSSLSVRLLKQQSSICRDGGRRRVAFRHVACASAEGVAAQALAGDEAFRPFEEVQRNELYVVPTSPHCSLARHLYADECEAAVNEQVNVEYNVSYAYHAMFAYFDRDNVALKGVANFFKRSSVQERVHAEKFMIYQNKRGGKVKLNAIVMPPMEFDHQEKGDALYAMELALSLEKLTNEKLLKLHDVAARNNDKELAEFVESEFLSEQVEAIKKISEIVAQLRMVGKGHGVWHFDQMLLHQMGAAH, encoded by the exons ATGGCGCTTTTATCAGTCCCTGCATTTCTAATACCATCCATCAAACTGACCTCTCACTCCGGCAATCAACCAAACCAAGCTGTGCTTTCCTCCCTCTCGGTGCGACTCCTCAAGCAGCAAAGCAGCATCTGCAGAGATGGTGGAAGAAGAAGGGTAGCCTTCAGGCATGTTGCTTGTGCATCGGCTGAAGGCGTCGCCGCCCAGGCTTTGGCCGGAGACGAGGCCTTTCGGCCATTTGAGGAGGTACAGAGGAATGAGCTCTACGTTGTTCCTACCTCTCCCCATTGCTCACTTGCTCGCCATTTGTACGCCGACGAGTGCGAAGCCGCCGTTAACGAGCAAGTCAA TGTTGAGTACAATGTATCCTATGCTTATCACGCCATGTTCGCGTATTTCGATCGGGATAATGTGGCCCTCAAGGGGGTGGCCAA TTTTTTCAAGAGGTCAAGTGTCCAGGAGAGGGTGCATGCTGAGAAATTCATGATATACCAG AATAAGCGTGGGGGGAAGGTGAAATTGAATGCCATCGTGATGCCACCAATGGAATTTGATCACCAAGAGAAAGGGGATGCTTTATATG CCATGGAACTTGCACTTTCTCTTGAGAAGTTGACTAATGAGAAGCTTCTTAAACTTCACGAT GTAGCGGCGCGAAACAATGACAAAGAATTGGCTGAATTTGTTGAAAGTGAGTTTTTGAGTGAACAG GTTGAGGCGATTAAGAAGATATCAGAGATCGTGGCTCAGCTTAGAATGGTTGGCAAAGGACATG GTGTTTGGCATTTTGACCAGATGCTTCTCCATCAAATGGGGGCTGCCCATTGA